Proteins from one Hemicordylus capensis ecotype Gifberg chromosome 7, rHemCap1.1.pri, whole genome shotgun sequence genomic window:
- the AGO4 gene encoding protein argonaute-4 isoform X1, whose protein sequence is MEALGPGPPASLFQPPRRPGLGTVGKPIRLLANHFQVQIPKIDVYHYDVDIKPEKRPRRVNREVVDTMVRHFKMQIFGDRQPGYDGKRNMYTAHPLPIGRDRVDMEVTLPGEGKDQTFKVSIQWVSVVSLQLLLEALAGHLNEVPEDSVQALDVITRHLPSMRYTPVGRSFFSPPEGYYHPLGGGREVWFGFHQSVRPAMWNMMLNIDVSATAFYRAQPIIEFMCEVLDIQNICEQTKPLTDSQRVKFTKEIRGLKVEVTHCGQMKRKYRVCNVTRRPASHQTFPLQLENGQAMECTVAQYFKQKYSLQLKYPHLPCLQVGQEQKHTYLPLEVCNIVAGQRCIKKLTDNQTSTMIKATARSAPDRQEEISRLVKSNSMVGGPDPYLKEFGIVVHNEMTELTGRVLPAPMLQYGGRNKTVATPNQGVWDMRGKQFYAGIEIKVWAVACFAPQKQCREDLLKSFTDQLRKISKDAGMPIQGQPCFCKYAQGADSVEPMFKHLKLTYVGLQLIVVILPGKTPVYAEVKRVGDTLLGMATQCVQVKNVVKTSPQTLSNLCLKINAKLGGINNVLVPHQRPSVFQQPVIFLGADVTHPPAGDGKKPSIAAVVGSMDGHPSRYCATVRVQTSRQETSQELLYSQEVIQDLTNMVRELLIQFYKSTRFKPTRIIYYRGGVSEGQMKQVAWPELIAIRKACISLEEDYRPGITYIVVQKRHHTRLFCADKTERVGKSGNVPAGTTVDSTITHPSEFDFYLCSHAGIQGTSRPSHYQVLWDDNCFTADELQLLTYQLCHTYVRCTRSVSIPAPAYYARLVAFRARYHLVDKDHDSAEGSHVSGQSNGRDPQALAKAVQIHHDTQHTMYFA, encoded by the exons GTCCTCCAGCCAGCCTCTTCCAGCCGCCCCGGCGGCCTGGCCTGGGAACAGTTGGGAAACCAATCCGTCTGTTAGCCAATCATTTCCAGGTGCAGATCCCTAAAATTGATGTTTATCACTATGATGTGGATATCAAACCGGAAAAGCGTCCCCGAAGGGTGAACAG GGAGGTAGTGGATACAATGGTGAGACACTTCAAGATGCAGATATTTGGGGATCGGCAGCCTGGTTATGATGGCAAAAGGAACATGTACACTGCACACCCTCTGCCTATTGGCAGGGACAGG GTAGATATGGAGGTCACACTCCCAGGTGAAGGGAAAGACCAAACCTTTAAAGTGTCGATTCAGTGGGTGTCTGTGGTCAGCCTTCAGCTGCTCCTGGAAGCTCTGGCAGGGCATCTGAATGAAGTTCCAGAAGACTCTGTTCAAGCACTTGATGTAATTACACGGCATCTTCCCTCTATGAG GTACACCCCAGTGGGGCGTTCCTTCTTCTCCCCTCCAGAAGGTTATTACCACCCCCTGGGAGGTGGCCGGGAAGTCTGGTTTGGATTCCACCAATCTGTCAGACCTGCTATGTGGAACATGATGCTCAACATCGATG TATCTGCAACTGCTTTCTACCGTGCCCAGCCCATCATTGAATTCATGTGCGAGGTCTTGGATATCCAGAACATCTGTGAACAAACAAAACCCCTTACAGACTCCCAGCGTGTTAAGTTTACCAAAGAAATCAGAG GTCTAAAAGTAGAGGTTACTCACTGTGGTCAGATGAAGAGAAAATATAGAGTTTGTAATGTTACTAGGCGCCCAGCCAGCCATCAGAC GTTTCCTCTGCAGTTGGAAAATGGGCAGGCCATGGAATGCACAGTAGCTCAATATTTTAAGCAGAAGTACAGTCTGCAGCTGAAATACCCTCATCTCCCATGCCTCCAAGTAGGACAGGAGCAGAAACATACATATTTACCCCTTGAG GTATGTAACATTGTGGCAGGCCAGCGTTGTATCAAGAAGCTAACAGACAATCAGACATCAACTATGATCAAGGCAACGGCACGGTCTGCACCCGACAGGCAGGAAGAAATTAGTAGACTA gTAAAGAGTAACAGTATGGTAGGTGGGCCTGATCCATATCTGAAGGAGTTTGGTATTGTCGTCCATAATGAAATGACAGAGCTAACAGGCAGGGTGTTGCCTGCACCTATGTTGCAGTATGGAGGCAGG AATAAGACTGTAGCTACCCCAAATCAGGGTGTCTGGGATATGAGGGGAAAGCAATTCTATGCCGGCATTGAGATTAAAGTTTGGGCTGTTGCCTGCTTTGCGCCTCAGAAGCAATGTCGAGAAGACTTGTTAAA GAGTTTCACTGATCAGCTCCGCAAGATCTCCAAGGATGCGGGGATGCCAATCCAGGGCCAACCATGCTTTTGTAAATACGCACAGGGTGCAGACAGTGTGGAACCCATGTTCAAACACTTGAAGTTGACTTACGTTGGTCTGCAGCTCATCGTAGTGATTCTCCCTGGGAAGACACCAGTCTACG CTGAGGTGAAACGTGTTGGGGACACTCTCCTAGGCATGGCCACTCAGTGTGTTCAGGTGAAAAATGTAGTCAAAACTTCTCCACAGACTCTGTCCAACCTCTGCCTGAAGATCAATGCAAAACTTGGGGGAATCAACAACGTGCTTGTACCACATCAAAG GCCCTCTGTGTTCCAGCAGCCAGTGATCTTTCTGGGAGCAGATGTCACTCACCCACCTGCTGGGGATGGGAAGAAGCCTTCCATAGCAGCTGTAGTAGGCAGTATGGATGGCCACCCCAGCCGCTACTGTGCTACAGTGAGAGTGCAAACCTCCCGCCAAGAAACATCCCAAGAGCTGCTATACAGTCAGGAGGTGATCCAGGACCTGACCAACATGGTGCGAGAGCTGTTGATCCAGTTCTATAAATCCACCCGCTTCAAGCCCACACGGATCATTTACTACAGGGGAGGTGTCTCAGAAGGGCAGATGAAACAG GTAGCATGGCCAGAACTCATAGCAATCCGGAAGGCCTGCATCAGTTTGGAAGAAGACTATAGACCAGGCATCACCTACATTGTTGTGCAGAAAAGGCATCACACAAGACTCTTCTGTGCTGACAAAACCGAAAGG GTGGGGAAAAGTGGCAATGTCCCAGCAGGCACTACCGTGGACAGCACCATCACACATCCCTCTGAATTCGACTTTTACCTCTGTAGCCATGCAGGAATCCAG GGAACTAGCCGCCCTTCTCACTATCAAGTCTTGTGGGATGACAACTGTTTCACTGCCGACGAATTGCAGCTACTGACGTACCAGCTGTGTCACACTTACGTCCGGTGTACACGGTCTGTCTCAATCCCCGCTCCTGCGTACTATGCCAGGCTGGTAGCATTTCGGGCAAGGTACCACCTCGTGGACAAAGATCATGACAG TGCTGAAGGCAGCCATGTTTCGGGACAGAGCAATGGCCGTGACCCTCAAGCGCTCGCCAAGGCCGTGCAGATCCACCACGACACCCAGCACACAATGTATTTTGCCTGA
- the AGO4 gene encoding protein argonaute-4 isoform X2 yields the protein MEALGPGPPASLFQPPRRPGLGTVGKPIRLLANHFQVQIPKIDVYHYDVDIKPEKRPRRVNREVVDTMVRHFKMQIFGDRQPGYDGKRNMYTAHPLPIGRDRVDMEVTLPGEGKDQTFKVSIQWVSVVSLQLLLEALAGHLNEVPEDSVQALDVITRHLPSMRYTPVGRSFFSPPEGYYHPLGGGREVWFGFHQSVRPAMWNMMLNIDVSATAFYRAQPIIEFMCEVLDIQNICEQTKPLTDSQRVKFTKEIRGLKVEVTHCGQMKRKYRVCNVTRRPASHQTFPLQLENGQAMECTVAQYFKQKYSLQLKYPHLPCLQVGQEQKHTYLPLEVCNIVAGQRCIKKLTDNQTSTMIKATARSAPDRQEEISRLVKSNSMVGGPDPYLKEFGIVVHNEMTELTGRVLPAPMLQYGGRNKTVATPNQGVWDMRGKQFYAGIEIKVWAVACFAPQKQCREDLLKSFTDQLRKISKDAGMPIQGQPCFCKYAQGADSVEPMFKHLKLTYVGLQLIVVILPGKTPVYAEVKRVGDTLLGMATQCVQVKNVVKTSPQTLSNLCLKINAKLGGINNVLVPHQRPSVFQQPVIFLGADVTHPPAGDGKKPSIAAVVGSMDGHPSRYCATVRVQTSRQETSQELLYSQEVIQDLTNMVRELLIQFYKSTRFKPTRIIYYRGGVSEGQMKQVAWPELIAIRKACISLEEDYRPGITYIVVQKRHHTRLFCADKTERVGKSGNVPAGTTVDSTITHPSEFDFYLCSHAGIQGTSRPSHYQVLWDDNCFTADELQLLTYQLCHTYVRCTRSVSIPAPAYYARLVAFRARYHLVDKDHDRNTCSGRRCQN from the exons GTCCTCCAGCCAGCCTCTTCCAGCCGCCCCGGCGGCCTGGCCTGGGAACAGTTGGGAAACCAATCCGTCTGTTAGCCAATCATTTCCAGGTGCAGATCCCTAAAATTGATGTTTATCACTATGATGTGGATATCAAACCGGAAAAGCGTCCCCGAAGGGTGAACAG GGAGGTAGTGGATACAATGGTGAGACACTTCAAGATGCAGATATTTGGGGATCGGCAGCCTGGTTATGATGGCAAAAGGAACATGTACACTGCACACCCTCTGCCTATTGGCAGGGACAGG GTAGATATGGAGGTCACACTCCCAGGTGAAGGGAAAGACCAAACCTTTAAAGTGTCGATTCAGTGGGTGTCTGTGGTCAGCCTTCAGCTGCTCCTGGAAGCTCTGGCAGGGCATCTGAATGAAGTTCCAGAAGACTCTGTTCAAGCACTTGATGTAATTACACGGCATCTTCCCTCTATGAG GTACACCCCAGTGGGGCGTTCCTTCTTCTCCCCTCCAGAAGGTTATTACCACCCCCTGGGAGGTGGCCGGGAAGTCTGGTTTGGATTCCACCAATCTGTCAGACCTGCTATGTGGAACATGATGCTCAACATCGATG TATCTGCAACTGCTTTCTACCGTGCCCAGCCCATCATTGAATTCATGTGCGAGGTCTTGGATATCCAGAACATCTGTGAACAAACAAAACCCCTTACAGACTCCCAGCGTGTTAAGTTTACCAAAGAAATCAGAG GTCTAAAAGTAGAGGTTACTCACTGTGGTCAGATGAAGAGAAAATATAGAGTTTGTAATGTTACTAGGCGCCCAGCCAGCCATCAGAC GTTTCCTCTGCAGTTGGAAAATGGGCAGGCCATGGAATGCACAGTAGCTCAATATTTTAAGCAGAAGTACAGTCTGCAGCTGAAATACCCTCATCTCCCATGCCTCCAAGTAGGACAGGAGCAGAAACATACATATTTACCCCTTGAG GTATGTAACATTGTGGCAGGCCAGCGTTGTATCAAGAAGCTAACAGACAATCAGACATCAACTATGATCAAGGCAACGGCACGGTCTGCACCCGACAGGCAGGAAGAAATTAGTAGACTA gTAAAGAGTAACAGTATGGTAGGTGGGCCTGATCCATATCTGAAGGAGTTTGGTATTGTCGTCCATAATGAAATGACAGAGCTAACAGGCAGGGTGTTGCCTGCACCTATGTTGCAGTATGGAGGCAGG AATAAGACTGTAGCTACCCCAAATCAGGGTGTCTGGGATATGAGGGGAAAGCAATTCTATGCCGGCATTGAGATTAAAGTTTGGGCTGTTGCCTGCTTTGCGCCTCAGAAGCAATGTCGAGAAGACTTGTTAAA GAGTTTCACTGATCAGCTCCGCAAGATCTCCAAGGATGCGGGGATGCCAATCCAGGGCCAACCATGCTTTTGTAAATACGCACAGGGTGCAGACAGTGTGGAACCCATGTTCAAACACTTGAAGTTGACTTACGTTGGTCTGCAGCTCATCGTAGTGATTCTCCCTGGGAAGACACCAGTCTACG CTGAGGTGAAACGTGTTGGGGACACTCTCCTAGGCATGGCCACTCAGTGTGTTCAGGTGAAAAATGTAGTCAAAACTTCTCCACAGACTCTGTCCAACCTCTGCCTGAAGATCAATGCAAAACTTGGGGGAATCAACAACGTGCTTGTACCACATCAAAG GCCCTCTGTGTTCCAGCAGCCAGTGATCTTTCTGGGAGCAGATGTCACTCACCCACCTGCTGGGGATGGGAAGAAGCCTTCCATAGCAGCTGTAGTAGGCAGTATGGATGGCCACCCCAGCCGCTACTGTGCTACAGTGAGAGTGCAAACCTCCCGCCAAGAAACATCCCAAGAGCTGCTATACAGTCAGGAGGTGATCCAGGACCTGACCAACATGGTGCGAGAGCTGTTGATCCAGTTCTATAAATCCACCCGCTTCAAGCCCACACGGATCATTTACTACAGGGGAGGTGTCTCAGAAGGGCAGATGAAACAG GTAGCATGGCCAGAACTCATAGCAATCCGGAAGGCCTGCATCAGTTTGGAAGAAGACTATAGACCAGGCATCACCTACATTGTTGTGCAGAAAAGGCATCACACAAGACTCTTCTGTGCTGACAAAACCGAAAGG GTGGGGAAAAGTGGCAATGTCCCAGCAGGCACTACCGTGGACAGCACCATCACACATCCCTCTGAATTCGACTTTTACCTCTGTAGCCATGCAGGAATCCAG GGAACTAGCCGCCCTTCTCACTATCAAGTCTTGTGGGATGACAACTGTTTCACTGCCGACGAATTGCAGCTACTGACGTACCAGCTGTGTCACACTTACGTCCGGTGTACACGGTCTGTCTCAATCCCCGCTCCTGCGTACTATGCCAGGCTGGTAGCATTTCGGGCAAGGTACCACCTCGTGGACAAAGATCATGACAG gaATACTTGTTCAGGGAGAAGATGCCAGAATTGA
- the AGO4 gene encoding protein argonaute-4 isoform X3: MVRHFKMQIFGDRQPGYDGKRNMYTAHPLPIGRDRVDMEVTLPGEGKDQTFKVSIQWVSVVSLQLLLEALAGHLNEVPEDSVQALDVITRHLPSMRYTPVGRSFFSPPEGYYHPLGGGREVWFGFHQSVRPAMWNMMLNIDVSATAFYRAQPIIEFMCEVLDIQNICEQTKPLTDSQRVKFTKEIRGLKVEVTHCGQMKRKYRVCNVTRRPASHQTFPLQLENGQAMECTVAQYFKQKYSLQLKYPHLPCLQVGQEQKHTYLPLEVCNIVAGQRCIKKLTDNQTSTMIKATARSAPDRQEEISRLVKSNSMVGGPDPYLKEFGIVVHNEMTELTGRVLPAPMLQYGGRNKTVATPNQGVWDMRGKQFYAGIEIKVWAVACFAPQKQCREDLLKSFTDQLRKISKDAGMPIQGQPCFCKYAQGADSVEPMFKHLKLTYVGLQLIVVILPGKTPVYAEVKRVGDTLLGMATQCVQVKNVVKTSPQTLSNLCLKINAKLGGINNVLVPHQRPSVFQQPVIFLGADVTHPPAGDGKKPSIAAVVGSMDGHPSRYCATVRVQTSRQETSQELLYSQEVIQDLTNMVRELLIQFYKSTRFKPTRIIYYRGGVSEGQMKQVAWPELIAIRKACISLEEDYRPGITYIVVQKRHHTRLFCADKTERVGKSGNVPAGTTVDSTITHPSEFDFYLCSHAGIQGTSRPSHYQVLWDDNCFTADELQLLTYQLCHTYVRCTRSVSIPAPAYYARLVAFRARYHLVDKDHDSAEGSHVSGQSNGRDPQALAKAVQIHHDTQHTMYFA, from the exons ATGGTGAGACACTTCAAGATGCAGATATTTGGGGATCGGCAGCCTGGTTATGATGGCAAAAGGAACATGTACACTGCACACCCTCTGCCTATTGGCAGGGACAGG GTAGATATGGAGGTCACACTCCCAGGTGAAGGGAAAGACCAAACCTTTAAAGTGTCGATTCAGTGGGTGTCTGTGGTCAGCCTTCAGCTGCTCCTGGAAGCTCTGGCAGGGCATCTGAATGAAGTTCCAGAAGACTCTGTTCAAGCACTTGATGTAATTACACGGCATCTTCCCTCTATGAG GTACACCCCAGTGGGGCGTTCCTTCTTCTCCCCTCCAGAAGGTTATTACCACCCCCTGGGAGGTGGCCGGGAAGTCTGGTTTGGATTCCACCAATCTGTCAGACCTGCTATGTGGAACATGATGCTCAACATCGATG TATCTGCAACTGCTTTCTACCGTGCCCAGCCCATCATTGAATTCATGTGCGAGGTCTTGGATATCCAGAACATCTGTGAACAAACAAAACCCCTTACAGACTCCCAGCGTGTTAAGTTTACCAAAGAAATCAGAG GTCTAAAAGTAGAGGTTACTCACTGTGGTCAGATGAAGAGAAAATATAGAGTTTGTAATGTTACTAGGCGCCCAGCCAGCCATCAGAC GTTTCCTCTGCAGTTGGAAAATGGGCAGGCCATGGAATGCACAGTAGCTCAATATTTTAAGCAGAAGTACAGTCTGCAGCTGAAATACCCTCATCTCCCATGCCTCCAAGTAGGACAGGAGCAGAAACATACATATTTACCCCTTGAG GTATGTAACATTGTGGCAGGCCAGCGTTGTATCAAGAAGCTAACAGACAATCAGACATCAACTATGATCAAGGCAACGGCACGGTCTGCACCCGACAGGCAGGAAGAAATTAGTAGACTA gTAAAGAGTAACAGTATGGTAGGTGGGCCTGATCCATATCTGAAGGAGTTTGGTATTGTCGTCCATAATGAAATGACAGAGCTAACAGGCAGGGTGTTGCCTGCACCTATGTTGCAGTATGGAGGCAGG AATAAGACTGTAGCTACCCCAAATCAGGGTGTCTGGGATATGAGGGGAAAGCAATTCTATGCCGGCATTGAGATTAAAGTTTGGGCTGTTGCCTGCTTTGCGCCTCAGAAGCAATGTCGAGAAGACTTGTTAAA GAGTTTCACTGATCAGCTCCGCAAGATCTCCAAGGATGCGGGGATGCCAATCCAGGGCCAACCATGCTTTTGTAAATACGCACAGGGTGCAGACAGTGTGGAACCCATGTTCAAACACTTGAAGTTGACTTACGTTGGTCTGCAGCTCATCGTAGTGATTCTCCCTGGGAAGACACCAGTCTACG CTGAGGTGAAACGTGTTGGGGACACTCTCCTAGGCATGGCCACTCAGTGTGTTCAGGTGAAAAATGTAGTCAAAACTTCTCCACAGACTCTGTCCAACCTCTGCCTGAAGATCAATGCAAAACTTGGGGGAATCAACAACGTGCTTGTACCACATCAAAG GCCCTCTGTGTTCCAGCAGCCAGTGATCTTTCTGGGAGCAGATGTCACTCACCCACCTGCTGGGGATGGGAAGAAGCCTTCCATAGCAGCTGTAGTAGGCAGTATGGATGGCCACCCCAGCCGCTACTGTGCTACAGTGAGAGTGCAAACCTCCCGCCAAGAAACATCCCAAGAGCTGCTATACAGTCAGGAGGTGATCCAGGACCTGACCAACATGGTGCGAGAGCTGTTGATCCAGTTCTATAAATCCACCCGCTTCAAGCCCACACGGATCATTTACTACAGGGGAGGTGTCTCAGAAGGGCAGATGAAACAG GTAGCATGGCCAGAACTCATAGCAATCCGGAAGGCCTGCATCAGTTTGGAAGAAGACTATAGACCAGGCATCACCTACATTGTTGTGCAGAAAAGGCATCACACAAGACTCTTCTGTGCTGACAAAACCGAAAGG GTGGGGAAAAGTGGCAATGTCCCAGCAGGCACTACCGTGGACAGCACCATCACACATCCCTCTGAATTCGACTTTTACCTCTGTAGCCATGCAGGAATCCAG GGAACTAGCCGCCCTTCTCACTATCAAGTCTTGTGGGATGACAACTGTTTCACTGCCGACGAATTGCAGCTACTGACGTACCAGCTGTGTCACACTTACGTCCGGTGTACACGGTCTGTCTCAATCCCCGCTCCTGCGTACTATGCCAGGCTGGTAGCATTTCGGGCAAGGTACCACCTCGTGGACAAAGATCATGACAG TGCTGAAGGCAGCCATGTTTCGGGACAGAGCAATGGCCGTGACCCTCAAGCGCTCGCCAAGGCCGTGCAGATCCACCACGACACCCAGCACACAATGTATTTTGCCTGA